AGTTGCGGAATTACTGCCCCGTCCCACTTCCTATGAGTTGCATAATAACTAGAGAAGCCCACAAATAGCGAAAATAATGATGAACTCCAGTTCAAACCTCCCATCAAACACCTGGCGCGCGTCGAGGACACAGGTCTTCTCCGGCATGCTGCTGCTCGCAGAGAGACAGAGAGGGGCGAGCAGACATGGCTAGGGACTTGGGCGAGCTCGGACCTAGGGAACAGGGGCATGGCCATGAGAACTAGCTGGAGCACGGACAAATGCCAGCGATGAGAACGAAGCGGCGGCCGTCCAACGCACGGGAGATGGGACGCCAGCCGCCAACAGAGATAGGGGGAAACAGAGGCAACCAGACTTGGGTAGGGGCGAGCTCCATGGCAGCTAGAGGGAGTGAGCTGAGGGAGGGGGCCGCGTCCATGGGAGGGACAGGAGCAGGGAGCAGGGGCGCTGAGATCAGAACCGATGGAGGGAGATGAGGAAAAGAAGGGGCAGCGACCTCCATGGCTGAGTAGTCGAGGACGCCGGCCAAGGGAATCATGCAGGGAGCGGCGACGGAGAAGACACCTCGTGGAGGAGATGGCAGCCAGCGCTGGAGATAGGAACGGCTGGGAGAGGCGAGCACCAGGAAAGCCATGGGCTTGGCACCGTGAGGGAGATGGCGGCTAGGGAGATGGCGAGCACCAAGGGTGAGGTGGCGGAGGCACCCACCACGGCTGAGGGAGGGGGCAGCCATGGGAGAAGTGACGGCGGCTGCGCGCGTGGAATAGGGTTTGTTTGTTTAGTAGGCCTTTAGATGGGCTTTGGTGAGTAAATAAGAAACATA
This portion of the Zea mays cultivar B73 chromosome 2, Zm-B73-REFERENCE-NAM-5.0, whole genome shotgun sequence genome encodes:
- the LOC103649040 gene encoding LOW QUALITY PROTEIN: uncharacterized protein (The sequence of the model RefSeq protein was modified relative to this genomic sequence to represent the inferred CDS: deleted 2 bases in 2 codons), which gives rise to MAAPSLSRGGCLRHLTLGARHLPSRHLPHGAKPMAFLVLASPSRSYLQRWLPSPPRGVFSVAAPCMIPLAGVLDYSAMEVAAPSFPHLPPSVLISAPLSLLLSLPWTGPLPQLTPSSCHGARPYPSLVASVSPYLCWRLASHLPCVGRPPLRSHRWHLSVLQLVLMAMPLFPRSELAQVPSHVCSPLSVSLRAAACRRRPVSSTRARCLMGGLNWSSSLFSLFVGFSSYYATHRKWDGAMVLGGVVYTAVPFYKRVPMVEDNKMS